Proteins encoded together in one Apis cerana isolate GH-2021 linkage group LG4, AcerK_1.0, whole genome shotgun sequence window:
- the LOC107996064 gene encoding putative histone-lysine N-methyltransferase 1 yields MFENVSSEQKDNHFKDEYFEEFEHKPLLISIPKVEPTCSNVTNLNENISNEDEKIIAAIPLIMPCKIKDPIILLERCDKIWETLKVIKNVQDKSKIDTLNTLPLEINSKPLYIQYQSPLENSNVELPNFKFSIKYKKKLFHCLTCGKQYTENRRLRSHSEKVHGIYIPPKRKRYTVLYQKHIDKMKEKDSNIIEREVDCSGKVSLKKDENRLHARTSLQSTSSSNDKKIISDLHLRRKKNINETICDKNEQEKKVLNKQFKQEKIISESHISLLTCILCKKTVNDIRKHLIDYHKIESPDFMLKNLNETSNHLKDKLKTGLSNDENKFFEINENKKRVISNIQYSNSRKRYKVSNSKNSQVDENNTRQCDICLGRYKVRSFYAHMRYHRQRGETKENFHLFDNKYLNSPLYLKSKLNSNDVSNKNSNNNHSNKDNSISFKNKEKEWQTENIQNENNIKKKSNRNNICSCGKKFRNSHTLFVHKKKCTSDELKQPIIENKVNIRSQYVIQNNSDRNSKIGISITIKKKNNSYEIIDRNNKNKNKMEDSINSNYLNASNISENNTQTELQDQLRDETSELSKYSERHSILKIQSADEDIDIDIEEDSQTNDFCKEKEEQKVKVEQDDNSNSEFSKKKILTKHNYKQSNGIKINFAKKYNICVCGHKFYTRRALEIHTNKHHPNSNLICGYCKISFSNGITWNKHQCSVNEGKKFIDVRMEINCLHCTVSLSSHKKFDDHIRQKHHDSILPFQCFQCCKRFSSTSSRKIHFDTDHAITVCSLCNNKIFDIMKSRHEAYHYGLGFPCHICKRTYTTKENLLRHTKRSHKYHKISFTANNDLNV; encoded by the coding sequence gatgaaaaaattatagcagCAATTCCTTTGATTATGCCATGTAAAATAAAGGATCCtattattttacttgaaagatgtgataaaatatgggagacattaaaagtaataaaaaatgtacaagataaaagtaaaattgataCACTTAATACGTTAccattagaaataaattcaaaaccattatatattcaatatcaatCACCATTAGAAAACAGTAATGTTGAATtaccaaattttaaattttctataaaatataaaaagaaattatttcattgtttaaCATGTGGAAAACAATATACTGAAAATCGAAGATTGAGATCTCATTCAGAAAAAGTACACGGTATTTACATACCACCAAAACGAAAAAGATATActgttttatatcaaaaacatattgataaaatgaaagaaaaagattctaatattattgaaagagAAGTAGATTGTAGTggaaaagtttcattaaaaaaagatgaaaatagatTACATGCAAGAACATCATTACAATCTACATCATcatcaaatgataaaaaaattatttcagatttgcacttgagaagaaaaaaaaatatcaatgaaactatatgtgataaaaatgaacaagaaaaaaaagtattaaataaacaattcaaacaagaaaaaataatctcagAATctcatatatctttattaacatgtatattatgcaaaaaaacTGTAAATGATATAAGGAagcatttaattgattatcataaaattgaatcacctgattttatgttaaagaatttaaatgaaacatcTAATCATTTAAAAGACAAATTAAAAACTGGACTTTCTAATgatgagaataaattttttgaaattaatgaaaataagaaaagagtaatatcaaatatacaatattcaaattctagaaaaagatataaagttaGTAATAGTAAGAATTCGCAagttgatgaaaataatacacGTCAATGTGATATTTGTCTTGGTCGGTATAAAGTTCGTAGTTTTTATGCACACATGCGTTATCATCGTCAGCGtggagaaacaaaagaaaatttccatttatttgataataaatatttaaattctccattatatttaaaatcaaaattaaattcaaatgatgtatccaataaaaattcaaataataatcacagcaataaagataattcaatatcatttaaaaataaagaaaaagaatggcaaactgaaaatatacaaaatgaaaataacattaaaaagaaatcaaatagaaataatatttgttcttGTGGTAAAAAATTTCGTAACTCTCATACATTATTTGTACATAAGAAAAAGTGTACTTCAGATGAATTAAAACAGCCAATTATAGAAAACAAAGTAAATATAAGAAGCCAGTatgttatacaaaataattctgatagaaattctaaaattggaattagtataacaataaagaaaaaaaataattcttatgaaATCATtgacagaaataataaaaataaaaataaaatggaagatTCCATTAATTCAAACTATCTTAATGCatcaaatatttcagaaaataatacCCAAACAGAATTACAAGATCAATTACGAGATGAAACTTcagaattatctaaatatagtGAAAGACACagtattttaaagattcaatctGCTGATgaagatattgatattgacATTGAAGAAGACTCACAAACAAAtgatttttgtaaagaaaaagaagaacagaAAGTAAAAGTAGAACAAGATGATAATTCTAACTCAgagttttcgaagaaaaaaattcttaccaaacataattataaacaatctaATGGTATCAAAATAAACTTTgctaagaaatataatatttgtgtaTGTggtcataaattttatactagAAGAGCTCTTGAGATTCATACTAATAAACACCATCCAAATTCGAACTTGATATGTggttattgtaaaattagtttttctaATGGTATTACATGGAATAAACATCAGTGTTCTGTTAATGAAGGAAAAAAGTTTATTGATGTacgaatggaaataaattgtCTTCATTGTACCGTTTCTTTAAGttcacataaaaaatttgatgatcATATAAGACAAAAACATCATGATTCTATATTGCCATTTCAATGTTTTCAGTGCTGTAAACGATTTTCTAGTACCTCATCTCGgaaaatacattttgataCAGATCATGCAATAACTGTTTGTTccttatgtaataataaaatttttgatattatgaaaTCTAGGCATGAAGCATATCATTATGGACTTGGATTTCCTTGTCATATTTGTAAAAGAACTTATACcactaaagaaaatttattaagacaTACAAAAAGAAGTcacaaatatcataaaatatcatttacagcaaacaatgatttaaatgtataa